The Diabrotica virgifera virgifera chromosome 4, PGI_DIABVI_V3a genome segment ccacaataatgaattaattggaacgtacacaaaagtttgggggggtttaagggaacaaaatccccataaattttttatggggtggacaaatttcactataattttgttttaaggtggtcctgccataagaatgatacatgcccgttttcaataaaaaatctctgagagttttcgatatactgaaaaaaatcgattttcattttgtaacttcaaagggctgtaactttttttatgagcacatttgtactaaggtaagttaggttcaaccgaactatttttgaccccagaatgtgtggtataatttatgaccattcttttcgggacaccctgtacatatatttaataatttatgtgaacacaatgcaaactattactgttgatttcaacaaaatcacataaaagggattaaaaagattaggtacttgcggggtttttcaacgggccggacaaagtaagcgaaagggccggacccggcccgcgggccggcttttgcccacccctgtgctatagccttattctttaactatatcgctgtaataacattgtttctagacaggtaaattatcattgtatactgggcgtaccaatcaaactggtttttttttcaattttcacaacaccctgtggaatattctagcctttatacaatattgaaattaaaacccaactatagccccaggttttcttaacgttctgtttgttattcattcgcttatgttggataataaaaaagttagggactttaacaactaaacatgttctttatcaatacatggtgtttctaaataagtgcgacaaactttaaggggtaattctgcatgaaaaaatattgatcgtttacttgataaagctatgtccgcaaatgcttgcaaatataaaattcttttgccaaacgatcattattttttcatgcagaaattaccccttaaagtttgtcgcacttatatttagaaacacctgtatcaataaagaacatggctagttgttaaagtccttaactttttattatccaacgtaagcgaatgaataaaaaaacagaatgttaataaaacctggagctatagttaggctttgatttaaatatattataaaggctagaatattccacagggtgttgtgaaaattgagaaaaaaaacccagtttgattggtacacccggtatacaatgaaaatttacctgtctatcaacaatattatcatagctattttgttaaagaataaggctataacatattaaaaaaaattatttaaatcggacaacaggtttgggagatacgagacatcaaaaattacccatttttttggggtgcccgtttttcgtgccggtgagtgtagattaaattagaagttcattgtaaaaaaggaagtaaacaaaaacacgagaaaaatgaatttatataagtaaataggtaagtaaatattatagattaaaataagtacagaaaatatataattatagagatatataatcacttattgtaccttcatttaaggctaactttaaaagtaaagcagatatgctattattcatgtttaaaaacaaaaggcacacaaaacactaagtacgattaggaccgcgaatctacaacagataaatgtctggaaaccgttacccagggttgccaaaaaacggaagtcacaccgagcggtgtggtatacggaagacgctacgcgttgtgtacatagcctgtatagtagcacgggagcgacactagcgctggtgatataccgtcgaactaaaatctgatcttatgagtatgttagatacgatatgacttccagcgaaatttttaatataagccttctgataccatctagtagccaaattcgtaaaaatataggcaaaacgttgtgacttccgaaatcggaagtcataacggtatatatgaagtaacaacgtattacgagaatctactttggaagtcacatggatacatgtatcaatatatatatatatatatatatatatatatatatatatatatatatatatatatatatatatatatatatatatatatatattgatgtgatcttgattattgatatgagatgataattttatatgtcatttaatttaatcaatgcattactaataatctaattaatttaccagatcacatatcaatatgtgttcaatctcagggctttttataaaattaattacttacatacgtggcttctaagtatttcttaatggttcctaatcgggataggaaagaaaagagtaaaataataacacatatgggttacaattgtaatcaaaatattgtttattttattcaaatggcaatcactgcttaatatttgctatatcttattattcttaaacataacatttacacatggaatcttattttcttttgatttccaattgaaaatttttattaacatttaactattatgatttattagcaacaattctatttaagtttgatgaagcttttctgatattattgcttatgtttcttcaattttaaatgtggtatttactacgaaaaacccatacattcatgtccaaaaaaatgagactgacctttttctggtgcactgagaatgtcttcacacaagacccgtttcctgctatccttggctgcaatcaaaacctcgtcctggcttccagtaatgttctcctctgaaactagctcgtatagctctcgtttcctgcttctgtcgtgatgctgtcttctacctttttcgaaactgcaatcagctaccgggaactcttggctcaaggaggttcttttactctcaacctggcctacctctcgttctacgatagatactccacactcacggaactacacaggctttctcactctccgtacactaccgtctactactcgacttcacttctcgacagctcaaaacattctgatctctatttgtcattcattcccctactttctaaatatcccttccagattcacaaatcaaacttccaccaccaactctcattcgcagtattcctcaaaaccaatttttaaactttctaaatatgcttaatggatttcaaagaaaatagttaattcccattctaaattactttctactatatacaaattttaatgacctattctctatttccacttagtcttaattagcatcggctaatgatcgatccttccgcgaacacgataatgacctattaacgatttcacttgagtcttatttaatcacttcttaaaattaaatataacaatttgttgtatacaggttgttctaaatttatatgcccgtggttgagaaaattgaaaatattttatattaaattgaattctgtttataattatcacaatttaattttcatatcaaatagaaatataacaaatccccgccttgtattcgatgaaatttatctgcatttttaaataaattttctcgaggcaaaaccaactccctgtatatttccttactttaatctacgtcttataccccttcttcttgtattactctaattagtcccacctgtagagtaattgtttccttattttcagtgtcctcatcctgtgttagagtgtcggctattatgttgtctttccctttttcccatatcaatcttctgtctttttcctcagatttttcacatacttttaccgtgcattctgcatcctcgttttcatatgcctcctcttcaaatgccactgtttcgatcatatctttttcgctttcatttgttagctttatttcttcttctcctgagctcatctcttcttttgaggaattccagttttcttttgcttttgatactctcaatttttcttcttctgggctcaactcttcttttgaggagccacaggtttcattttcttttgtctttttctgactttttctcccttttcttctttgtccttgcttcgttgccaaattcatttccactgtttgttctttacctgattcgtccgtattttgtttctcctgttccttgttctgttcttcttctttttcttctgttagattcatcgtattatttttaaaatctatcactccatgtttttctgccaattcgtcaactcctactatcatgtcatgtgacatgtttggcattattacacattgtagtgcatacatcttcttacccagtcgtaccattactcgtatgccttcatttatagttgccaatgtccgtttgtttgcgcccactaaatttaccctaggtattttgtaaattaaatttgttaagttaacttcttctattagttttctgttgaccaatgttatttccgatccagtatctatcataattttaattggtgtctcgttgataaatccatccacaaattttaaattaattccatttttcttttcgttgtttcctgccaatttaataaactccttggggtgacaaaagattcctgtttgtttttttgtttttagtgagcgccgtcgtgaaaagacgccggttgctcatcgttgtttatattttcatcataatgtctctctccgtcatattcatctgtctgggtattatttacttctcttctattttctcttggtctgtccgatctgtttcggttttctcgatatccctgttcattttgtctaccattatttctgttttcttgatttgagcgtgtagTGTTTCtgttctggtattctcgatttctgtcctcattccattgcctatttctttgttcatattttcctcttccgttgtctctattttcgttttcccttctgggattaaattctcgtcttgtatagtccctcctattttgatttctatctctgtaatcctgtgtttctcggagcctgtaatcttctcgcgaccttcttgattttctttctcttaaacgtgattctcttatttgtaggaattggcataaactatctatgtctttgtagttttgcaatgtgatatggtcttccagcgtttcttcgaaatgtcttgcaatcagttcgactaattgttccgatgagtaattatattgtagatgttttgcgttatagtaaatttgtaatgcatatgtcctttctgatatacccatcctatcattgtatttcccattttgcaattccttgttaatttccaattgttggacttttccccagaaataattcaaaaattttttttcaaattgttgccaactgtcaaattcttcttctttgcaatcgaaccataggcttgcttcatattttagatggtttctgatagtttcttttgctgtttcgaaatttccgatgtgctgtattttctttttcaggctatttatgaacggcactgggtgtaatcttcttacatccccgccaaaccttatcttcacgtcatctgtgctatgtataaccatttgtcttctttctccgacattttgttgagtattgatttccgcaatctttctttccacttcttctatgtctgcttgaatagcgttttgcaacttgttttccaaactttccatttcttttttctggcaattcgttatctcctttattttattttgaattttcatttcttgttctttcatctcgtttttcattgttgtcaaacatccttttacttccttttcatactttcctatgcgttcctccattttcttgttgttctcttctattgcttgtttcattttttgttgtgtttcatccattttttgatccaatttttgttgtgtttcatccattttttgttgtgtttcatccattttctgatccattttttgttgtgattcatccagtttctgatccattttttgttgtgattcatccagtttttgttccattctttgtgactggagttgcatcatttgtaatattttatctattcctgataattcttgctgttctgatgccatgattgtcgtgtctaaaatgtcttcttggtctgaattattctcttgatttgaatgttctttttgttttttgttgtctttgctttggcttcttgtcacagacatttgttttcaagaagtactgtccccgccaaatatgaaattttactagtatgttaccaagacgactttttctcacccaaatattataaattgtcaataaatatatcaaatgtaatatcgtaaaaataaaatatttaatcagttatgtaaaatttgtacctaaagagatctaaaattttatgttatcaaatgtaagtatctcactttttaccacaggcatataaattttcaaataccggctttactctttctatccttcaaatttgccactagaaatactttacaatgccctccacgttggacgacagttgatgtgatcttgattattgatatgagatgataattttatatgtcatttaatttaatcaatgcattactaataatctaattaatttaccagatcacatatcaatatgtgttcaatctcagggctttttataaaattaattacttacatacgtggcttctaagtatttcttaatggttcctaatcgggataggaaagaaaagagtaaaataataacacatatgggttacaattgtaatcaaaatattgtttattttattcaaatggcaatcactgcttaatatttgctatatcttattattcttaaacataacatttacacatggaatcttattttcttttgatttccaattgaaaatttttattaacatttaactattatgatttattagcaacaattctatttaagtttgatgaagcttttctgatattattgcttatgtttcttcaattttaaatgtggtatttactacgaaaaacccatacattcatgtccaaaaaaatgagactgacctttttctggtgcactgagaatgtcttcacacaagacccgtttcctgctatccttggctgcaatcaaaacctcgtcctggcttccagtaatgttctcctctgaaactagctcgtatagctctcgtttcctgcttctgtcgtgatgctgtcttctacctttttcgaaactgcaatcagctaccgggaactcttggctcaaggaggttcttttactctcaacctggcctacctctcgttctacgatagatactccacactcacggaactacacaggctttctcactctccgtacactaccgtctactactcgacttcacttctcgacagctcaaaacattctgatctctatttgtcattcattcccctactttctaaatatcccttccagattcacaaatcaaacttccaccaccaactctcattcgcagtattcctcaaaaccaatttttaaactttctaaatatgcttaatggatttcaaagaaaatagttaattcccattctaaattactttctactatatacaaattttaatgacctattctctatttccacttagtcttaattagcatcggctaatgatcgatccttccgcgaacacgataatgacctattaacgatttcacttgagtcttatttaatcacttcttaaaattaaatataacaatttgttgtatacaggttgttctaaatttatatgcccgtggttgagaaaattgaaaatattttatattaaattgaattctgtttataattatcacaatttaattttcatatcaaatagaaatataacaatatatatatatatatatatatatatatatatatatatatatatatatattgatgtgatcttgattattgatatgagataatattcttatatgtcacttaatttaatcaatgtattaatactaatctaattaattaagcagatcacatatcaatatgttttcaatctcagggcgaattataaattaattacttactttcgtggattctaaatatttcttaatggttcctaatcgggatagaaaagaaaagagtaaaaaaaatacacatatgggttacaattataatcaaaatattttttattttatttaaaaggcaatcaatgcttaatatttgctatttcttattattcttaaacataacatttacaaatgggaatcttatttccttttggttttcaattgaaagtttttattaacatttaactattaggagttattaggaacaactctatttaagtttgatgaagcttttctgatattattgattatgttattcaatttttttatgtggaatttaatgcgaaaaacccatacattcatgtccaaacaaatgagactgaccttttcctggtgaactgaaaatgtcctcacacaagacccgtttcctgctatccttggctgcgatcaaacctcgtcctggcttccagtaatgttctcctttgaaaaactagctcgaatagctctcgttcctggctctgtcgtgatgctgtgttctacctttttcgaaactgctatcagctaccgggacactcttggctcaaggaggttcttttactctcgacctggcctacttctcgttccacgatagatactccacactcacggaactacaccggctttctcactctccgtacactaccgtctactactcgacttcacttctcctcagctcaaaacattctgatctcactttgtcattcattcccctactttctaaatatcccttccaaattcacaaatcaatcttccaccaccaactctcactcgtaatattcctcaaaaccaatttttattctttctaaatatgcttaatggatttcaaaagaaaatatttaattcccattctaaaatactttctaactatttacaaattttaatgacctattctctctttcaaatgagtcttatttagcataggctaatgatcgaaaccttccgcgaaaaacgataatgaactatcatctatttcactgagttttatttagcataggctaatgatcgaccttccgagaagaacgataatggtacgcgtcattcactttgtttatctaagcacattgttccgagtttcatacgcttattctaatcacttcttaaaattaaatataacaatttgttgtatacaggttgttctaaatttatatgcccgaggttgagaaaattaaaaatattttatattaaattgaattttgtttataattatcaaattttaattttatatcaaatagaaatataacaaatccccgccttgtattcgataaaatttatctgcatttttaaataaattttctcgaggcaaaaccaactccctgtatatttccttactttaatctacgtcttatatcctaacttactatctacttcatgtaattctgtcttttattcgtgatatttgtatacatcgtgaatattataaattcctcggatcttttccgagttcctgtgcctcaactcataactatttatcccattttcattattcacgatgtacgggccttcgaaaacaggcatcaactttgcgcaaatgcccccaggaagatttgataatcgtaatgccctcacgagtactttttcacccttttggaaagtcactggtcttctttttctattttgttcctgtctttggatatatttttcgttgcttcgccgtaatcttctctgtacggtttcaatcacctgttgatattcttttggctcttggtcttcccatggccttatcggcaatacacccttcatgatgtattctggggtctcttttgttactgtgctcggaattgtatttagatacctttctatttccgccattttcctgtcccagtggcgatgttgaccatctgttgcaatgcgaagaaatttcgtcacttcctgtatgaatcgttccgaaggattactctgtggatgcctgatgctgacaaaatttgtctctattcctcgttctcgaagttgtcccttgaaacgatcatttcggaaatacgttgcattgtccagtagaatcttttttggtgttcctactatggctataaaattgtcgatttttcttaatatttcctccccctttgtggtgcggcaactatataattttacgtattttgaaaacacatccaccattaccagaatatgtttgttccttttagtggtcataattagatcgcttaacatatctattgctacaatgtctagtttgtttcgggcttcaatatttttggcaacattttcgtttttgaaattccgactcttatatttttgacatacatcgcacttctgggtaatttcctttgcaatgcggtaatcctgtcggctgatgt includes the following:
- the LOC126883285 gene encoding cilia- and flagella-associated protein 251-like, which gives rise to MIDTGSEITLVNRKLIEEVNLTNLIYKIPRVNLVGANKRTLATINEGIRVMVRLGKKMYALQCVIMPNMSHDMIVGVDELAEKHGVIDFKNNTMNLTEEKEEEQNKEQEKQNTDESGKEQTVEMNLATKQGQRRKGRKSQKKTKENETCGSSKEELSPEEEKLRVSKAKENWNSSKEEMSSGEEEIKLTNESEKDMIETVAFEEEAYENEDAECTVKVCEKSEEKDRRLIWEKGKDNIIADTLTQDEDTENKETITLQVGLIRVIQEEGV